A single Rhopalosiphum padi isolate XX-2018 chromosome 4, ASM2088224v1, whole genome shotgun sequence DNA region contains:
- the LOC132928730 gene encoding ATP-dependent RNA helicase DDX47-like: protein MSTEEPKKVDDDDEVSVTFKDLGVTDVLCETCETLKWTAPTKIQKEAIPVALQGKDIIGLAETGSGKTGAFAIPILQALLENPQRYFALILTPTRELAFQISEQIEALGSSIGVKCAVIVGGMDMMAQSLMLAKKPHIIIATPGRLVDHLENTKGFSLRNLKMLVMDEADRILNMDFEEEVDKILKVIPRERRTFLFSATMTKKVQKLHRASLVDPVRVEVSTKFQTVEQLQQYYIFIPVKYKDVYLVHILNEMAGNSFMVFMATCNGTVRVALLLRNLGLDAIPLHGQMTQNKRLASLNKFKSKSRSILISTDVSSRGLDIPHVDVVINFDMPTHSKDYIHRVGRTARAGRSGKAITLVTQYDIELYQRIEQLIGKKLPLYQVEDEEVMCLQERVSEAQRLAKMNMKDMGDKKGKRDLDDDEEGAMGVRKKNIGRHKSNKSKKFKKK, encoded by the exons ATGAGCACCGAAGAACCCAAAAAAgtcgacgatgacgacgaagTTTCAGTCACTTTCAAAGACTTA GGTGTAACGGACGTGTTGTGTGAGACTTGCGAAACATTGAAATGGACTGCGCctactaaaatacaaaaagaaGCTATTCCAGTAGCTTTGCAGGGCAAAGATATCATTGGACTAGCCGAGACTGGGTCTGGAAAAACAGGTGCCTTTGCTATTCCTATATTACAAGCGCTATTAGAAAATCCTCAGCGATATTTTGCTCTTATTTTAACTCCAACGAGAGAACTTGCCTTCCAGATATCTGAGCAAATAGAAGCCCTTG gaTCGAGTATTGGCGTTAAATGTGCTGTAATTGTTGGTGGTATGGATATGATGGCTCAATCGTTGATGTTGGCTAAGaaaccacatattattattgcaacacCAGGTCGTCTTGTAGATCATCTTGAAAACACCAAAGGATTTAGTTTACGAAATTTGAAAATGCTT GTTATGGATGAAGCTGATCGAATTTTAAACATGGATTTTGAAGAAGAAgtagataaaattttaaaagtcatTCCTCGAGAAAGgaggacatttttattttctgctACAATgacaaaaaaagtacaaaaactGCATCGAGCATCTTTGGTTGATCCTGTAAGGGTTGAAGTATCTACTAAATTCCAAACAGTTGAACAgctacaacaatattatattttcattcctgttaaatacaaa gatgtatatttagtacatatattaaatgaaatggCTGGTAATTCATTTATGGTATTCATGGCCACTTGTAACGGAACTGTCCGTGTAGCTCTTTTACTCAGAAATTTGGGTTTGGATGCTATTCCATTGCATGGACAAATGACACAAAATAAGCGATTGGCTTcactgaataaatttaaatcaaagtcTAGATCAATACTTATATCAACTGATGTTTCCAGTAG GGGTTTAGATATTCCACATGTTGatgttgtaattaattttgaCATGCCTACTCACAGTAAGGATTACATTCATAGAGTTGGGCGAACTGCCAGGGCTGGAAGATCAGGAAAAGCAATTACACTTGTGACTcag tatgacATTGAATTGTATCAAAGGATAGAACAACTTATTGGCAAAAAATTGCCGCTATATCAAGTTGAAGATGAAGAAGTTATGTGTTTACAAGAACGAGTGTCAGAAGCTCAACGGCTGGCAAAAAtg AATATGAAAGATATGGGTGATAAGAAAGGTAAAAGAGACCTTGATGATGATGAAGAAGGCGCAATGGGTGTAAGGAAAAAGAATATTGGTAgacataaatctaataaatcgaaaaagtttaaaaaaaaataa
- the LOC132928729 gene encoding mitochondrial-processing peptidase subunit beta, with the protein MASRLLTIQTPLKALTSKYGVTQVPICWRSTAASCTSPRVNVPETKVTTLENGMRVATEDNGSQTATVGLWIDAGSRWETASNNGVAHFVEHMLFKGTPTRSQTALELEIENIGAHLNAYTSREQTVFYAKSLKSDVPKAVEILADILQNSNFGENEIDRERGVILREMQEVETNLQEVVFDYLHATAYQGTPLGQTILGPTENINSLKRKELKEYVDLFYRPCRLVLAGAGGVDHQELVDLAKSLFKNPKNLNMEADVPHYSKCRFTGSEIKARDDSLPLAHVAIAVESCGWADADNIPLMVANTIIGSWDRSQGGGNNNANRLARFADSLDLCHSFQSFNTCYKDTGLWGAYFVCDKMKIMEFTFHLQEEWMRLCASVTEAEVERAKNVLKTNMLLQLDTSTQVCEDIGRQLLCYNRRIPPHELEARINDISAKNIHDISMKYLFDRCPAVAAVGPVEQLVDYNRLRAAMRWVAL; encoded by the exons ATGGCATCTCGTTTATTAACCATCCAAACGCCTTTGAAGGCCCTCACATCAAAATATGGAGTCACTCAG GTACCTATTTGCTGGCGGTCTACTGCGGCATCGTGTACTTCTCCCCGCGTGAACGTCCCCGAGACAAAGGTCACCACGCTTGAAAATGGTATGCGAGTTGCCACAGAAGACAATGGATCGCAAACAGCGACTGTCGGTTTGTGGATCGATGCTGGCTCAAGATGGGAAACCGCAAGTAACAACGGTGTTGCCCATTTTGTTGAACACATGCTATTTAAG GGTACACCAACAAGATCACAGACCGCCCTTGAATTGGAAATTGAAAACATTGGTGCTCATTTGAATGCATACACTTCTCGGGAACAAACTGTATTTTATGCAAAATCTTTAAAAAGCGATGTACCTAAAGCTGTTGAAATTTTAGCTGACATTCTTCAAAACTCAAATTTTG GAGAAAATGAGATTGATAGAGAACGTGGTGTCATTCTTAGGGAAATGCAAGAAGTTGAAACTAATTTACAAGAAGTTGTATTTGATTACTTGCATGCCACTGCTTACCAAGGAACACCTTTAGGTCAAACAATTCTGGGACCAACCGAAaacataaa ttcCCTTAAACGTAAAGAACTTAAAGAATATGTAGACTTGTTCTATAGACCATGTCGTCTTGTATTGGCTGGTGCCGGCGGAGTAGACCACCAAGAATTAGTAGATCTTGCCAAATCCTTATTTAAAAAcccaaaaaatttgaatatggAAGCTGATGTACCTCATTACTCCAAATGCAGATTTACTG GCTCTGAAATCAAAGCCCGAGATGATTCCTTACCCTTGGCACATGTTGCAATTGCTGTTGAAAGCTGTGGCTGGGCTGATGCTGATAACATACCTCTTATGGTAGCCAATACAATAATTGGATCTTGGGATCGTTCTCAAGGAGGCGGTAACAACAATGCTAATCGTTTGGCCCGCTTTGCTGATTCATTAGACCTATGTCACTCTTTCCAGTCATTCAACACTTGTTATAAAGATACTGGTTTGTGGGGAGCATACTTTGTTTGTGATAAAATGAAGATTATg gaATTCACATTCCATTTGCAAGAAGAATGGATGAGATTGTGTGCTTCAGTGACTGAAGCTGAGGTAGAACGTGCAAAGAATGTTTTGAAAACTAACATGTTATTGCAGTTGGACACATCTACACAAGTATGCGAAGATATTGGTCGTCAATTGTTATGTTATAACAGACGTATACCTCCTCATGAGTTGGAAGCTCGtatcaat GATATCAGTGCCAAGAATATTCACGATATCTCTATGAAATACCTGTTTGATAGATGTCCAGCTGTTGCCGCTGTTGGTCCAGTAGAACAATTAGTTGATTACAATAGGTTGAGAGCTGCTATGCGTTGGGTAGCtttgtaa
- the LOC132930242 gene encoding centromere/kinetochore protein zw10 homolog codes for MSFLAAVLASAGEVEMTDLDKNVSELKHKITNLEYDIKEAMEQRYMKFAVVSRDAASLLDTAQSYSNQINNLISRIDNQTKREVVDAMSDLKMFKSTLEENKNGLIVIEQVLEASMNLTSDSQTKLSLADRIKNLQTAQYILSNNEHLTKLDVYKPLMREHQRLTDVLHSNCISAWRKKIEWSENDTDSQDSWRVILKISGSQEDICDTVFALQHFDSLNIEVKQFADKLINLIVKPIIIQNLQVDVVKFVNISTMTLKVSNNEDEFLSAIIKKLKNVFEFLSSTLPADINEIQIMSYLGSYASQQFCKHFKDIVIFNAVPVKYHNLDNFREDLNEVLEFNKYLSELGFFEESNDELIKYIENIDNLFFTKISQLYYDRARTIIKKDLHDLVEVNNENRWTPDEDVIDDNGFCQKIFAYPQSKVSKSLLEFLDLIDTVASEMSSIPENSTWRYHDILNNITIMYCDVIPLQHCKVLEFHPQQSAVLYNNIMYFTRKLAELSPTYKNLLIVHLLEKLKNLASEILHSQCKQQITQIEKIVNQSDIILMAVNSNLGYSVEKSMSQCYELLSILSGLWRDILPSTVYCKFIGYSCNGLFECLVNKLFTLEDISATSAEQYSSIFNKIIKDIPTLFPEPKEVHRYVPKWWQLNELVYILSSSMKDIENRWADGKGPLANELKVDQIKCLLKALFQNTDRRAALLKHIMATAQS; via the exons ATGAGCTTTCTGGCTGCCGTGTTGGCCTCCGCAG GCGAGGTAGAAATGACGGACTTGGACAAAAATGTATCCGAACTTAAACATAAAATCACAAACCTCGAATACGACATCAAGGAAGCAATGGAACAACGTTATATGAAGTTTGCAGTGGTGTCTAGGGATGCTGCATCGTTGTTAGATACAGCCCAGTCATATTCAAATCAAATTAACAACCTTATATCTCGAATTGACAATCAG acTAAAAGAGAAGTTGTAGACGCAATGTCTGATCTGAAAATGTTCAAATCTACTTTGGAAGAAAATAAAAACGGCTTGATTGTTATAGAACAAGTTCTGGAAGCAAGCATGAATTTAACAAGTGACAGTCAAACTAAACTATCATTAGCTGATAGGATAAAAAATTTGCAAACTgctcaatacattttatcaaacaatGAACATTTAACAAAATTGGATGTGTACAAACCTTTAATGAGAGAACATCAAAGACTAACGGATGTCTTACATTCAAACTGTATATCAGcttggagaaaaaaaatagaatggtCAGAGAATGATACAGATAGTCAAGACTCGTGGAgagtgattttaaaaatatctggcAGTCAAGAGGATATTTGTGATACTGTATTTGCATTGCAACATTTTGACAGTCTCAATATTGAAGTAAAACAATTTGcagataaactaataaatttaattgtaaaaccaattattattcaaaacttaCAAGTTGATGTAGTAAAATTTGTGAATATCTCAACAATGACTCTTAAAGTTTCCAATAATGAAGATGAATTTCTGTCAGCAATAATCAAAAAACTCAAGAATGTATTTGAATTTCTAAGTTCCACTCTTCCTGCTGACATTAATGAAATCCAAATTATGTCTTATTTAGGATCCTATGCAAGTCAgcaattttgtaaacattttaaagacatagttatatttaatgcCGTACCAGTGAAATATCACAATCTTGATAATTTTCGAGAAGATCTGAATGAAGTTCTTgaattcaacaaatatttaagtgaactag gattttttgAAGAATCAAATGatgaattgataaaatatattgaaaatattgataatttatttttcacaaaaattagTCAATTATACTATGATAGAGCAAGAACTATTATAAAGAAAGATCTTCACGATTTAGTTGAAGTGAATAAT GAAAACAGATGGACTCCTGATGAAGACGTTATAGATGATAATGGGTTTTGCCAAAAAATTTTTGCTTATCCACAAAGTAAAGtgag taaatCATTATTAGAATTTCTAGATCTTATTGATACAGTAGCCTCAGAAATGTCTAGCATACCAGAAAATAGTACTTGGAGATATCAtgatatcttaaataatataacaattatgtatTGTGATGTAATACCGCTTCAGCATTGTAAAGTGCTGGAATTTCATCCTCAGCAATCCG CTGttctttataataacattatgtattttactcGGAAATTGGCTGAATTAAGTCCAACCTATAAGAACTTACTCATCGTCCATTTacttgaaaaactaaaaaatttagcTAGTGAAATACTTCATTCTCAATGCAAACAGCAAATTacacaaattgaaaaaattgtaaatcaatCTG atattattttgatgGCTGTAAACTCAAATTTAGGCTATTCTGTTGAAAAAAGTATGTCACAATGTTATGAACTTTTATCTATCTTGAGTGGTTTGTGGAGAGATATTTTGCCATCAACTGTATACTGTAAATTTATTG gttaTTCGTGTAACGGTTTATTTGAGTGTCTTGTTAATAAGCTATTCACATTAGAAGATATATCAGCTACTTCAGCAGAACAGTACTCGtctattttcaacaaaatcatCAAAGATATTCCAACCTTATTTCcg GAACCCAAAGAAGTTCATAGATATGTTCCTAAATGGTGGCAGTTAAATGAATTAGTATACATATTGAGTTCCAGTATGAAAGATATTGAAAACCGTTGGGCTGATGGAAAAGGTCCATTAGCTAATGAATTAAAGGTTGATCAAATAAAATGCTTGCTGAAAGCTCTATTTCAAAATACTGATAGAAGAGCAGCGTTACTTAAACACATTATGGCTACTGCACAGTCATAA